A window of Quercus robur chromosome 12, dhQueRobu3.1, whole genome shotgun sequence genomic DNA:
ATTCCGGCAGTTCTCAGCTAGTGCTAAAAGTGTAGGATCTGATACATTTGACAACCACGACAAATTTAGTCTCTTGAGAGTTTGAATTGCAGCAAGTTCCACACATCCAATATTCGTAACTTTCGTGCCACAATCTGCCATGTTAAGCTCCTCCAAGCAACACATTTGTCTCAAACTTGACACCCCATAATCTGTAATTTGATAACATCCCTCGAGAACCAACTTTTTCAAAGACCTCGATGAAGCCCCTGTTGCCAAAGAAACCAATCCAACATCTGTAATTGAACAGCCTTCCAAATTCAAAATAGTAATAGAATTCAATGCCCCCATAGCTTCAAGGTCTTGATCTGTAACTAAACAGCACTTTGCCAAATCCATAATTGTCAAATTTTGCGCCAACTTAACAAGCGAAACAACAGTCCAGCAAATCCTCCTCCTTAGTAAAACTTTCGACAATTTGTGACACCCATTTCCTAAAGCACATAAACCATCGTCGTAAACATTATCAAAAACAGTTGTAAACTCGTCGTGGAATGGGCGTTCTAAACTAAGGTTAAGGACCTCAAGCTTGGGACATGTTTTGGCCAAGAATTTAAGCTCATCATCATTGATTAGTGTTGAACATTCAAATGTGACTATATTTGGGTATCTGGGTAGGAACCAACGAAGGGAATCGAGTTCGAAAACCCGTATGGATAAGCGGGTAAGACCCTCCACTCTCAGCCATTGCTTGCAAACTAAAGAGACCGACTTTCTGTCACATGGGTCATGGACCCGCTCGAGTATTAAGCCTAGTTCATCATCACAGAATGATGACATTGACATAATTCTCAATTTGTGTTATTTGTGCTAGgaatcaaatgtttaaaaaaaaataaaaaaaaaaacataaacacaaatgaaaataaatgtaaattgCAAAACCTTAATGTTACTCTAATTGGTTATTGCAAAGAGTAGCtataaaaatatacaaagtAGTATCAACTATCAAACCAGGCTAGTTAAGCAAACCAAGAGACTCAAAGAAAAAGTATCCGAAACCTGAAAGCTTGCCTTAAAATTTTGGCTTGGAGTGACACTTTTAGTTTAGCTGAAGAAGAAGTCAAATGGCCTCTTCACTCCACTTTCACAAACATAAATTTGTTAACGAGTGAGGAGACTTTCGCTGAACCTAAGCCAAGTGTCAATTTGGTGTCCCTTCACCACGATTGAAGCGAATTTGTTTGCCACCGTTAATCTGAAATCTGATCCTGCCTTAACAGCCGTTTGATTACTATCAAGAGATTCAAAACCACCCATGGGGCCTTTTTTGGTATTTATCAAATTaccatcatttttatttattcatttcatttccaatatggtttctttctttcttttccactataaacataaattttaacaaataaaagatgacaaaaaaaatacattagtcttaatttttttttttttttccattatacCACCGCTCACATTGGGTGGAATTGTACTTCCCCAAGCCTTAAAGGCTTGTGGGGTTTGAGGACCCAAGTTTAAGTGGTCTTGGGTGGGGAGGGGTGGGGGTAGTATATTATATTCATTAGATTAAGATTTTCATCTgagctcaaaaaaaaattcttttatagACATAgcattattcattaaaaaaatatgtctaatacttttctttatttttctgttgtacaataaaattaaatggtGAATCCAATGTAAGTCATTAAAAGGACATCTCCATTGTTCAATCTCCACCATGAGACTCACTATCATGGATTactaataatttcaaattcatgGTTCTCACAACATAATACTGTTGAGGCTCATTTTGACAAGCCCAGTAAGAGAAAAAACCCAGCAACACGGGCATACCAAAGTTAGCAAGCAAGAAAAAGCCATTGAGCCCAAGTGGCAGGAATGAACGGCTCACAGGCTCATAAAGTGGGCCTTGAGGAAGCAAACGAGCTTGAATAGGTccggaaagagagaagaagcaaaccTATAGGCATTATATAGAGAAGCGAGAAGGGGCCACaacaggcccaaagtaatgcaagtaaagaaagtaaggggctAATGGAAGACCCATCAGCCCCAAGGATGAGGTATAAAGTAATTGGACCAGGGAAGCCTTAAAAAGTTAGTATAAGCACATGGGAAAACAGGATTGGAAAAAGGtcgaggaagcccaaggaaagcaaatgggccaaggatgcccaagaagGAAATGGGACAAAGGAGCCCGCAAACAATGTAAGAAAAGACCCAGTGAACACACTGAGTCACTGGGAGGGAAATAAACAGCAGgcccaaagaggcccagcaaGATTGAGTTAAACGACATTACAGCAGGAATAGCAGAGTGGTATGGCAAGAAATGCTAACAAGGCCACAAAGTGAATACAGAGTAAGCCGAGGGAAGGAAGGCCCATGATCCGACAAGGCCCAAGCCTCAAAAGAAGCAAGTCATAAAGAATGGCAGATCAGAAAACAACCCATGTCATAAGAAGCCAAAAGTGCACTGCAGAATACAGACCAATCTCCAGATCACGGCAAATGCATGAGTAGCAAGCGAAGAAGGTGAAGCATGCGCAAGACCTAGACACCATCAGCCTGTACCTAGCCAATATAGGAAGTGGTGGATCATGGGTCAGAGCTAAAGGAAGGCATGGTCTGGCGgtggggagagagaaaaaacctATTATAGGGTTCTTGCTTAgactcttttgggggaaatgtcttACTATAATGACATgccacccaaaagaagtaatgaTGAGTTGGAACcgctaggtgcatgccatgagggatagagagagagcACACACACTGTAATGGGTAGAAAAGCCAcgacaagcaaacaaacaaaatagtcttCTTTGTTTGGCAGAGGGGAACGACACAGCCAGCACAGGTAAGTAGTGGTGGCTGAACAATTGACAACCAGTAAGTGGTCGGCAAGGACACACACCAGACAAAGGCAGTTAAAGGTTAAAACAGTAAATACCAGTCATGGTAGGCTCTATATAAAAGACCCCTTGCTGTGCACTAAAAGGGATTTGGAAAAAATCACAATAATAGGAATTTCTATGAAAAACCATAACTAGAAGTAAGCATTGAGAAGGAAAGGaagttaaagaaaagaaaagaaaagtaagaagtaacgagaggaaaagaaaaacagagagtttAAAACGGCAGACATGCACCAATAAATTGATCTCCTCTCTCCCTCAATA
This region includes:
- the LOC126710175 gene encoding uncharacterized protein LOC126710175 — translated: MSMSSFCDDELGLILERVHDPCDRKSVSLVCKQWLRVEGLTRLSIRVFELDSLRWFLPRYPNIVTFECSTLINDDELKFLAKTCPKLEVLNLSLERPFHDEFTTVFDNVYDDGLCALGNGCHKLSKVLLRRRICWTVVSLVKLAQNLTIMDLAKCCLVTDQDLEAMGALNSITILNLEGCSITDVGLVSLATGASSRSLKKLVLEGCYQITDYGVSSLRQMCCLEELNMADCGTKVTNIGCVELAAIQTLKRLNLSWLSNVSDPTLLALAENCRNLKQVDLTGCELITGAGIRAFANHGCVQALVLSYCRNIFAYDLEHLALGCRSLKYVVLDRGWKAAMPMKMVENISRFCDIICRL